The segment GCCGAGCTCATTCCGCCGGAGTGGCTGCAGGAGCTTACCGGGGCGGTCGAGCGGTCGTTTCCCGACGTCGATCACTTACGGCTTGGCTTTCCGATCGAAGGGCCGACCGTTCGCTCAGGATTTAAATGGGTGCGTGTTCCGCGAGGCGAGGTGATGCTTCGCGGCAATCCCGTCACGATCGGCGACGTTGACATTTCGCTGCATCAGGTGTCGGTTGGCCAATTCGAACAATTCATGCGTGAAACGGGCTATCGCCCAACGCGAGATCGCATTAAGGGCGACGGCGCTCTGATGGGTTGGTTGAGAATCAACTATGGGCGCAGCCCGAAGGTGCCGGCCTTTGGCGTCACTCACCATGACGCCCTCGCTTACTGCGAATGGGCGCGGATGCGATTGCCCTCGGAAGCAGAAGTGTACGCGTTTTTCTTGTCAACGGCGCGTGACGGCCACCGTCATATGTGGGGCGGCGAATGCTGGACCGGCGATGTTGGACCTGACGGCACGTTTCTCGCGTGCCACGGCCCGTACTTAGCTGCATTCGAGAGATCACCGCCGCTTACAGAAAACGAGCGAAATTACTACGCCCCCGATCATTACGACTACTCGTCTGTCAGCTTTCGTGTGGCCAAAACGGCGTGATTGCGACAAGTTGATGTCCCAGCGCCGCGATCGCAAATCGACCGGTTTTGCCAATTGACGCCGGCCTTGCCGCGCTCGACAATTTCATTATGAGCACTGAAGCGAAGCCGATCCTCGACGCAGATACCGAAGCGCTCATGGAGCGCGTTCTGCACGGCAAACCGCTTGATCCCGAGGTCTATCGACGAATCCGGGAAGAGGGCGACAGAATTACCGAGGAAATTCGCCGGCAGCACGGCACAATCGAGATTGCGGTCGACCTCATCCGTGAAATCCGCGACGAGGAATGACGTACGCTCGCCGTACTGCCGTGAGTTCTCTTCCTCACTCCCCGCGTCCCTCACCCGACGGCGGATTGTGCCCGTGCCAGGTCGACATGCTGCCGGTGATGCCCAGCCAGTCGCAGGTGCGACGAAACCAAGAGGGCGGCAATACGCCTCGGCTGAACGGCGTGATCTTCACCAGCCACGGTGTGAGCACCAGTTCCTGCCGCTTTCTCACTGCGCGCACGACGAGCCGCGCCACCTCGTCCGCCTTGAGCATCCGCGACAAGAGCGGCACGCGCACGCCGGCCGCCATGCCCGTGTCGATGTAGCTGGGACAAACCGCCGTGACCGCCACGTGGCGATGGCCCAGCAGCCGCAACTCTTCGCGTATCGACTCCGAAAAGCCGAGCACGCCCCATTTGCTCGATGCGTAGGTCGTGGCGTAGGGCAAGGCAATCAACCCCGATGCGCTGGCCACGTGTACCAGATGCCCTTCCGCACGGGCGATCAGGTCGGGCAAGAAGGTGTGCGCCATCGCCACCTGGCCCAGCAGGTTCACGTGATAGGTGGCGTGGTGCTTTTCCAGGGGCACGTCGAGAAACGTCCCGCCGAAGGCCACGCCCGCGTTGTTCACCAGCACGTCGATGGGACCCTGTTCGCGATGCACGCGGTCGCGCACGTCGCCAATCATGGCGTTGTCGGTGACGTCGAGCGCGTAACCGGCCGCCCGGCCGTCCGCCCCGCCGACCAGCGAGAGCGTTTCCGCCATCCGTTCGGCCATAAGGTCGGTGACAATCAGCTTCGCACCGGCCGCCGCAAAGGCCAGCGCCAGCTCGCGGCCCAGCCCGTGGCCCGCGCCGGTAATCAACACTCGCTTGTCAGCCAAAGTTTGCATGCGGCAGACCGTATCGTTAGGTTTGAGATATGACCAAAGACTAACCGCCGGGGCGACGGATTTCGAGAGCAGTTTGCATGCACTATCGGCGTGAGAAGACGGTCGTCTCGCTCTTGCTGCTGACGACGTTCTCGCTGGCCGCCGGTTCCGCGGCGCAGAAGTCGGTGACGGTCGATGAATACCAGGCGCTGCCGCATGGCTTGGCGATGCTGAAAACCGGCGACTTGCACCTTGCGACCGCCGTGCCGCTCGTGCCCAGCCTGCTGCCGGCACTGCCGCTGTTGGCCACCGACGCACGACTGGATGTGTCTCCGATGCGCGATTACACCAGCTCGTGGCAGTGCGGCAGACAGTTCGTCATCGACAACGCTCTTGAGCGAGATCCGCGATCCGGGCAACTCGTCCCCTCCGGCCGCTATCACGACTACTTTTTGCCCGGACGGCTGGTTTCGGTCGCTGTGCTGCTCGTCACCTGTGGCCTGACGTATGGTTACGCGCGCAGTCTGTATGGTCCGCCGAGCGGGCTGTTGGCGATGCTCGTCGCCTGCTTCTCGCCGAATTTGCTGGCCCACGGCCGGCTGATTACGCCGGACATCTACCTGGCCGCGGCCATGATTGGCTGCTTGTGGACATTCGACCATTGGCTGAGCCGGCCGACTTGGGGCATCAGCGGAGTGCTCGGCCTGTGCCTCGGCACGGCGGCCTTGTGCAAGCTTACGGGCCTGCTGCTGTTCCTCCTCTTTCCCGCGCTGCTCGCCGGCCAATCGCTCGTCGATCGCATAGGATCGCGAGACGCGGGAGTCGGTCGCCCGCCAAAGCACCGCGTCTGGGCGCTCATGGCCGTTTCGTTGGTTGCCGGGATACTCGTCATCAACGCCGGCTATCTGTTCGGCGGCACGTTCGCGCCGCTGGGACAGTTCCAATTCGAAAGCCGGCAGATGCGGGCGCTGGCCGACGTCTTTCCCGGCTGGCTGCCCGTGCCGCTGCCCCGATACTTTTTTCAAGGCATCGACGCGCAACTCGCCGAGTCGGGCTATACCGCCTACCTGATGGGCGAATTCAACGACACGGGGTTTTATTCCTATTACCTCGTGGCCCTGCTGGTGAAAACGCCCGTGCCGGTGTTGTTGCTGTGCGGCCTAGCGTGGCTTTACGGCGGGTGGCCGACGCGGCGCGAGCTGCCCATGATCGCTACCGCCGCCTTTTTGCTGCTGTTCTTTTCGCTTTCACGGCACAAAAACATCGGGGTGCGGTACGTGTTGTTTTTGGAGCCGATGATGGCGGTGTGGATCGGCCGCCTGTTGAGCGGCACGGCCATCCGGCGAACCTGGCTGCGTTACACCGTTACTGCTTCCGCAGCTTGCCTCATCGCCATTACTCTGACGAGTTGGCCGCATTATCTCCCGTATTTCAACTGGCTCAGCGGCGGCCCGAACAACGGTCATCGTTGGCTGCTCGATTCCAATCTCGATTGGGGCCAGGACCTGATTGCCTTGCGGCGGTACATGGAAAAGGAGCAGATCGAAGAGATCGACTTGGCCCACTTCGGCCGCGTTCCGCCGGCGGTCTACGGCATCCGCCACCGAACGTTGCGGGCAGGCGAGAAGCCCATCAACCGACACGTGGCGATCAGCGCCAACTTGCTTTGGGGGGTGATGTACGTCGTCAACGGCGACCTGAACTATTGGCCGGACGATCCCGACGGCTACCGGGCCTTTCGCCAGATTCGCCCGAAAGCCATTCTGGGGCACAGTATTTACGTATTTGAGATGGAGCCGCGATAACCGTCATTTTGTAAAGCTTCGCCGAACTCGGTACGCGGGCCCCGTACACCAACCCGAAGCGCCAGCGAGGAACGTGAAAAGGCGGCAAAACCTCGCTTGCGCTTCGGGTTAGTGTAAAAATGGGAACGGGTTCGGCGAAGCTTTACGTCATTTTCAGCGCAACTCAAAGCGGCGCCGTTACTTGCCTTGCTTGCGGCCCGCGTGAGGGCTAAAATCGGTAATCCACCGCGGGCCGTTGCCGGCCCGGGCGCGCGACATACAATGATTTTGCGTGCTGCGCGGCGGAGGCACCCTGGGTGACGAAGGAGCGGATC is part of the Pirellulales bacterium genome and harbors:
- a CDS encoding SDR family NAD(P)-dependent oxidoreductase, with the translated sequence MQTLADKRVLITGAGHGLGRELALAFAAAGAKLIVTDLMAERMAETLSLVGGADGRAAGYALDVTDNAMIGDVRDRVHREQGPIDVLVNNAGVAFGGTFLDVPLEKHHATYHVNLLGQVAMAHTFLPDLIARAEGHLVHVASASGLIALPYATTYASSKWGVLGFSESIREELRLLGHRHVAVTAVCPSYIDTGMAAGVRVPLLSRMLKADEVARLVVRAVRKRQELVLTPWLVKITPFSRGVLPPSWFRRTCDWLGITGSMSTWHGHNPPSGEGRGE
- a CDS encoding glycosyltransferase family 39 protein; amino-acid sequence: MHYRREKTVVSLLLLTTFSLAAGSAAQKSVTVDEYQALPHGLAMLKTGDLHLATAVPLVPSLLPALPLLATDARLDVSPMRDYTSSWQCGRQFVIDNALERDPRSGQLVPSGRYHDYFLPGRLVSVAVLLVTCGLTYGYARSLYGPPSGLLAMLVACFSPNLLAHGRLITPDIYLAAAMIGCLWTFDHWLSRPTWGISGVLGLCLGTAALCKLTGLLLFLLFPALLAGQSLVDRIGSRDAGVGRPPKHRVWALMAVSLVAGILVINAGYLFGGTFAPLGQFQFESRQMRALADVFPGWLPVPLPRYFFQGIDAQLAESGYTAYLMGEFNDTGFYSYYLVALLVKTPVPVLLLCGLAWLYGGWPTRRELPMIATAAFLLLFFSLSRHKNIGVRYVLFLEPMMAVWIGRLLSGTAIRRTWLRYTVTASAACLIAITLTSWPHYLPYFNWLSGGPNNGHRWLLDSNLDWGQDLIALRRYMEKEQIEEIDLAHFGRVPPAVYGIRHRTLRAGEKPINRHVAISANLLWGVMYVVNGDLNYWPDDPDGYRAFRQIRPKAILGHSIYVFEMEPR
- a CDS encoding SUMF1/EgtB/PvdO family nonheme iron enzyme; amino-acid sequence: MVDWEPLRMRFIFKDPVADGRREVLVAFIDDWFGEKEKRRLAARGAGTEPQPFVKDYCGANIDGATAVETHAELIPPEWLQELTGAVERSFPDVDHLRLGFPIEGPTVRSGFKWVRVPRGEVMLRGNPVTIGDVDISLHQVSVGQFEQFMRETGYRPTRDRIKGDGALMGWLRINYGRSPKVPAFGVTHHDALAYCEWARMRLPSEAEVYAFFLSTARDGHRHMWGGECWTGDVGPDGTFLACHGPYLAAFERSPPLTENERNYYAPDHYDYSSVSFRVAKTA